The nucleotide sequence TGTTTTTTTCCGTTCAGGGCTCCGAGAAAGCCGTACCACCAAAGTACAAAATAACAGATGTACAGGCCGTACCAAGCATACTCATTGAACCACTGGCTCAAAAATAGGGCAAAGCCCAAAAAAAAGAGGTGAAGCCCAAAGGCCTGTCTCGTGTGAAAGCGGGCGAACTCATTTTTGGCATCGGAGTTCATGCTTATGGCAATAAGCGAACCTATAATGGTAAAATAAGCCGTTAAGGCCGTGGTTTTTCCTTCCTTTACTGTATTCATGCCGTCAAAGTTAAGATATGAGCTAGTCTTGCACAAAAAAAAGAGACCCCTATAAGGTCCCTTTTTTGTATCGTATATAAATAAAGGGCTTACCCGATATCGCCGACCAATGGAATTTTCTCCGCCTTCCCGTTTACGGCGTTCATAAGGCCTATAACG is from Zobellia galactanivorans and encodes:
- a CDS encoding membrane protein translates to MNTVKEGKTTALTAYFTIIGSLIAISMNSDAKNEFARFHTRQAFGLHLFFLGFALFLSQWFNEYAWYGLYICYFVLWWYGFLGALNGKKQSVPLVGDFFQKWFTFIQ